AAGAAAGGATGCTATAAAGCGCCTTGATGCGCTCAAAAAGAACAGTTAAATTTGACCACACATCATAGGAACAGGTCGGTCAATATTTCGACTTTTAATCCATAGCGGTTGACATTGCTCAGCCGCGCCGTTATTTTTCCTTGCCCGATGAACAGTTCAAAAACAGGTAAACGAACCTTAAATGACTGATAAAAACAAAGTTTCAGACATAGAGTTAACAGAAAATTTACAAGCCTCTACTCGGCAAATCTATGAGGAGGTGGGAAAAGTTATTGTCGGCCAAAAAGAGATAATCTCGAGCCTATTGATTTCCCTTCTTTCGAGGGGGCATTGTTTGCTCGTCGGCGTGCCCGGACTCGCAAAAACGCTTCTGATCAAGACTTTGTCAGACGTCATGGATTTGAGTTTCAACAGGATTCAATTTACGCCAGACCTTATGCCGTCGGACATTACAGGCACAGAGATTCTTGAGCATGACGTAGACACCGATAAAAGAGAATTCAGATTTATAAAAGGTCCCGTCTTCGCGAACATCTTATTGGCTGATGAAATTAACAGGACTCCTCCCAAAACTCAGGCTGCGTTGTTGGAAGCGATGCAGGAACATCAGGTAACTGCAGGGGGTCAAACTCATGCGCTGGACGAACCGTTTTTTGTGCTGGCAACTCAGAATCCGATCGAGCAGGAGGGAACCTATCCACTTCCGGAAGCGCAGCTCGACAGGTTCATGTTCAATCTGAAAATAGACTACCCTCTCGAAAACGAAGAGGTGGAGATCGTGAAATCTACGACCGGATTGATGATGGAAGAACCGAAAAAGGTTATATCGAAGGCAGATATTATAAATTATCAAAATTTAGTGCGGGGTGTCCCGGTCGCCGATAACGTCATAGAATACGCGGTTCGACTCACATCACTTACGAGACCCGGCACAAACGGCTCGTTGTCGAGGGTTAATGAGATAGTCGAATGGGGCGCCGGACCCAGAGCGTCCCAGTACATGATCCTGGGCGCCAAAGCGCGTGCTCTTCTCGACGGGAGAACAACGCCGGCTATAGAAGACGTCGTCGCAATGGCAAAGCCGGTTTTGAGGCATCGGATTGTAATGAGTTTCACCGCCGAAGCGGAGGGAGTGACGGCAGACTCTCTGATTTCCCAACTGTTGGAAGAAAGCGAACACCGACTTTAACTCCCTATGGCTGACCGCCTGAAATATTTAGACCCTGTGGCGCTTTCCGCGGTCAAAAACATGTACATCCGTGCGCGTTTGATAGTTGAGGGATTTATCACAGGGTTGCATCGAAGTCCCTATCACGGTTTCAGCGTAGAATTTTCGGAACACCGTCAATATATACCGGGTGACGAATCAAAACATATCGATTGGAAGCTCTTCGGAAAGACGGACAGATACTACATAAAACAGTTCGAGGAAGAGACAAACCTCAAAGCGTATATAGTGTTGGATTCAAGCGCATCAATGAATTATTCATCCGGCGGCGTGACCAAACTCGAGTTCGCCTCGTATATAGCGGCATCGCTCACGTATCTTATGCTCAGGCAGCGGGACGCAGTAGGGCTCTGTATCATCGACGACAAGATCCGATCGTACATCCCTCCAAGTTCGAGATCTACCTATTTGAAACTGCTGCTTGAGCAACTCGAAAATCTGTCTCCGGGTAAAGAAACCGATCTGGCTTCTAATTTCCACGAGCTCGCCGAACGAATACATAGACGCGGTCTGATAATAATACTCTCGGATCTGATGGATGACCCTGAAGAAGTGCTGAACGGGTTAAGACATTTTCGTTATAACGACCACGAAGTAATTGTATTTCACATACTCGATCCGATGGAACTCGATTTTAATTTCCCGCGCGAAGCGCTGTTCAGCGACATGGAGTCTGGAGAGCGCATAAGCGCCGACCCATGGCATTTAAAGGAAGATTACGCGCTGAAAATGAAAGAATTCATTCACGCATATAAATACGGGTGCCTCAAACAGAATATCGATTATTACCGGTTAGATTCTTCGGCGAACTTAGCCACGGCGTTGATGGATTTTTTAATTTCCCGGAAAAAAGTAGTCGGATAAGTTTTCAACTACTGATAGAACTGTCCCTCCACACTGAGGTTGTGTAAAATCAAAATAAAAACCGTCATTCCGAAGGAGTCCCGTCCCGAAGTTTCGGGATCGGGACGACTGAAGGAATCTCATAAGCACCTGTATTACAGTGAGTTAAGAGATTGCTTCGTCGTATACCGCGCCTTCGGCGGGGTTCACTCCTCGCAATGACAAACGTGTGCGGGTTATCCGGCCAGTCCGGTGCCTGACGGGCAGCTGCCGGATGACCGCACCGACGGTGCTGTCTGACGTCAGGACC
This genomic interval from Candidatus Neomarinimicrobiota bacterium contains the following:
- a CDS encoding AAA family ATPase; this translates as MTDKNKVSDIELTENLQASTRQIYEEVGKVIVGQKEIISSLLISLLSRGHCLLVGVPGLAKTLLIKTLSDVMDLSFNRIQFTPDLMPSDITGTEILEHDVDTDKREFRFIKGPVFANILLADEINRTPPKTQAALLEAMQEHQVTAGGQTHALDEPFFVLATQNPIEQEGTYPLPEAQLDRFMFNLKIDYPLENEEVEIVKSTTGLMMEEPKKVISKADIINYQNLVRGVPVADNVIEYAVRLTSLTRPGTNGSLSRVNEIVEWGAGPRASQYMILGAKARALLDGRTTPAIEDVVAMAKPVLRHRIVMSFTAEAEGVTADSLISQLLEESEHRL
- a CDS encoding DUF58 domain-containing protein; translation: MADRLKYLDPVALSAVKNMYIRARLIVEGFITGLHRSPYHGFSVEFSEHRQYIPGDESKHIDWKLFGKTDRYYIKQFEEETNLKAYIVLDSSASMNYSSGGVTKLEFASYIAASLTYLMLRQRDAVGLCIIDDKIRSYIPPSSRSTYLKLLLEQLENLSPGKETDLASNFHELAERIHRRGLIIILSDLMDDPEEVLNGLRHFRYNDHEVIVFHILDPMELDFNFPREALFSDMESGERISADPWHLKEDYALKMKEFIHAYKYGCLKQNIDYYRLDSSANLATALMDFLISRKKVVG